From the Clostridium putrefaciens genome, one window contains:
- the cas5d gene encoding type I-D CRISPR-associated protein Cas5/Csc1 has translation MQIYKYTLEFMEEVFFSSQEIDTLFSTKPFIGNYALSYAMGWCRSKYNQNYISYEEDFKIVNDNGLYITPAYIKEPKYNISTFNALSDKYYHKMERALVNYPQVGKIKVLSSGNKAEGLIFSKEELNKVSYIRLGKFLGKVKVSYERCDFEIQKLDKKCYGLINTVDLSDNFKIKGFELINMQPVSLFKNLRGEGNMYKIKTKQGEIFYPCEVKLGGKI, from the coding sequence ATGCAAATTTATAAATATACGTTAGAATTTATGGAGGAAGTATTCTTTTCAAGTCAAGAGATAGACACTCTTTTTTCTACCAAACCTTTTATTGGCAATTATGCACTTAGTTATGCTATGGGTTGGTGTAGATCTAAATATAATCAAAATTATATTAGTTACGAAGAAGATTTTAAAATAGTTAATGATAATGGATTATATATTACACCAGCTTATATAAAAGAGCCTAAATATAATATATCTACATTCAATGCTTTGTCAGATAAATACTATCATAAGATGGAAAGAGCTTTAGTTAATTATCCTCAGGTAGGTAAGATTAAGGTGTTGTCTTCAGGCAACAAAGCAGAGGGATTAATATTTTCAAAGGAAGAATTAAATAAAGTTAGTTATATTCGTCTTGGAAAGTTTCTTGGTAAAGTTAAAGTTAGCTATGAAAGATGTGATTTTGAGATTCAAAAGTTAGATAAAAAATGCTATGGATTAATTAACACTGTAGATTTAAGTGACAATTTTAAAATTAAGGGATTTGAGCTTATAAATATGCAGCCAGTTTCTTTGTTTAAAAACTTAAGAGGCGAAGGTAATATGTACAAGATAAAAACTAAGCAAGGTGAAATTTTTTATCCTTGTGAAGTAAAACTTGGGGGTAAGATATGA
- a CDS encoding M42 family metallopeptidase, producing MNYNKDRLTYYLENILKISSPTGYTNNINNYLKKELKDLKANFIETTKGALIVTIKGLDDSYQRTFSAHVDTLGAMVKEIKSNGTLALIPVGGYMMTAIDGENCTVETLDGSSYTGTVQTIKPSVHISGDEARELKRTPENMEVILDERVSSKSDTENLGINVGDFICLDTRTTFTEKGYIKSRYLDDKASVAVLLYTIELMINNDIKPAHTTNFFISNYEEVGHGAKASIPENTREFIAVDMGAPGPGQNSSEYAVCICAKDSSGPYDYNLRKTLIDVCVENNIDYKIDIYPYYGSDASAVLGAGWDVKAALIGPGVFASHAYERTHMDALIATLDLVIKYSLCK from the coding sequence ATTAATTACAACAAAGATAGACTAACCTATTATCTTGAAAACATCTTAAAAATTTCAAGTCCTACAGGGTATACAAATAATATAAATAACTATCTAAAAAAAGAACTTAAAGATTTAAAAGCAAATTTTATTGAAACTACTAAAGGTGCTTTAATTGTTACTATAAAAGGTTTAGATGACTCTTATCAAAGAACATTTTCTGCTCATGTAGATACCTTAGGTGCTATGGTTAAAGAAATTAAATCAAATGGTACTTTAGCTTTAATTCCAGTTGGAGGCTACATGATGACTGCTATAGATGGTGAGAACTGCACCGTGGAAACATTAGATGGTAGTAGCTACACAGGTACTGTACAAACTATAAAGCCTTCTGTTCACATAAGCGGTGATGAAGCTCGTGAACTTAAAAGAACCCCAGAAAATATGGAGGTTATCTTAGATGAAAGAGTAAGCTCTAAATCCGACACAGAGAACCTTGGAATAAATGTAGGGGACTTCATCTGCCTTGATACTAGAACTACCTTCACTGAAAAAGGATATATAAAGAGTAGATATTTAGATGATAAGGCTAGCGTTGCAGTATTACTTTATACTATAGAATTAATGATAAATAATGATATAAAACCAGCTCATACCACAAACTTTTTCATAAGTAATTATGAAGAAGTAGGACATGGCGCAAAGGCCTCTATTCCTGAAAACACAAGAGAATTTATAGCCGTAGACATGGGTGCACCAGGTCCTGGCCAAAACTCTTCTGAATATGCTGTTTGCATCTGTGCAAAAGACTCTTCAGGTCCTTATGATTATAATTTAAGAAAAACCTTAATAGATGTATGTGTAGAAAATAATATAGACTATAAAATTGACATATATCCATATTACGGTTCAGACGCTTCAGCAGTATTAGGCGCTGGTTGGGACGTTAAAGCAGCCCTTATAGGCCCTGGAGTATTTGCTTCACATGCCTATGAAAGAACCCACATGGATGCTTTAATAGCAACTTTAGACCTAGTTATTAAATATAGCTTATGTAAATAA
- the cas7d gene encoding type I-D CRISPR-associated protein Cas7/Csc2: MRKEDIIKDKENNFMEKYTHFPKGKYITVAVLREAQSECIFRTEGSGEGLNKERVCLGIENDTKDFRAIISKRKQSAVERRTGREYLRLNDLLGVTKDKNLCALNKNTPCGKCLDCMTNGYAVGDGGAQKSRMVYDNAYSILPFNMVTGVKTFNALYDNGTMRDEEGKASTSINEDEYIKPGTVFMDMITFKDVTFIEFIYGISNILRSKRYGAISSRIGKMNNTILKVAFSDCELFSNLELTQSVYDKLVNASKVEFPLEKGKVEEYAKVSFEDLEKGIFGNVKDLNCQELNDLLEYIKGIYQEGGEEKASELFKEQSKQYGE, from the coding sequence ATGAGAAAAGAAGATATAATTAAGGACAAAGAAAATAACTTTATGGAGAAATATACACATTTTCCAAAGGGAAAATATATTACAGTAGCCGTATTAAGAGAAGCACAATCAGAGTGCATTTTTAGAACAGAAGGTTCCGGGGAAGGGTTAAATAAAGAAAGAGTTTGTCTTGGCATAGAAAATGATACAAAAGACTTTAGAGCAATTATAAGTAAAAGAAAGCAAAGTGCAGTGGAGAGAAGAACAGGGAGAGAGTACTTAAGGCTTAATGATTTATTAGGTGTTACTAAAGATAAAAATCTATGCGCCTTAAACAAAAACACTCCTTGTGGGAAATGTTTAGATTGTATGACTAACGGATATGCAGTAGGTGATGGTGGTGCACAAAAATCAAGAATGGTATATGATAATGCTTATTCTATACTACCATTTAATATGGTAACAGGTGTTAAGACGTTTAATGCACTTTATGACAATGGAACAATGAGAGATGAGGAGGGGAAAGCTTCAACATCAATAAATGAAGACGAATATATAAAGCCTGGAACAGTATTTATGGACATGATAACATTTAAGGATGTAACCTTTATTGAATTCATATATGGTATATCAAATATACTTAGAAGTAAGAGATATGGTGCTATATCTAGTAGGATAGGCAAGATGAATAATACAATATTGAAGGTGGCCTTTTCAGATTGCGAGCTTTTTTCAAATCTTGAATTAACTCAAAGTGTGTATGATAAATTAGTAAATGCTTCTAAAGTAGAGTTTCCTCTTGAAAAGGGTAAGGTTGAAGAGTATGCAAAAGTGTCATTTGAAGATTTAGAAAAAGGTATATTTGGTAATGTAAAAGATCTTAATTGCCAAGAGTTAAATGACTTATTAGAATATATAAAAGGTATCTATCAAGAAGGTGGAGAGGAAAAAGCATCAGAATTATTTAAAGAACAATCAAAGCAGTATGGTGAATAG
- the cas1 gene encoding CRISPR-associated endonuclease Cas1 gives MSTLYVTEQYTMLRKEDERLKLYKGKELLIDIPIFKIKQVVIFGEVTVTASTIRLFAENKITLCYLTEWGKFIGRMEGEVSKNVIVRLKQYENHIDIDNGSVNFAKRFISGKIKNSRTILMKSNRVEEKSQEFKEAIDELSRLEKRLEDQDNVDSIRGIEGRAAATYFSVFPEMIKGDFTFENRNKRPPKDPINAMLSFGYVLLANEISSAVSSVGLDPNIGYLHRLRYGRPSLALDLMEEFRALFIDRLVISIVNNKILKPDDFENVLGEVKMTKKAIKKFLQAYEGKKYDEIYHPLFKYKTTYQQCFHMQARLFSKSLMEEIEYIPFLIR, from the coding sequence TTGAGTACACTTTACGTAACAGAGCAATATACTATGTTGAGAAAGGAAGATGAAAGATTAAAGTTATATAAGGGCAAAGAACTTTTGATTGATATACCTATATTTAAGATAAAGCAGGTTGTTATTTTTGGAGAAGTGACAGTTACAGCTTCAACTATAAGGCTATTTGCTGAAAATAAAATAACTTTATGCTACTTAACAGAGTGGGGAAAGTTTATAGGTCGTATGGAGGGGGAAGTTTCAAAAAATGTTATTGTAAGATTGAAGCAATATGAGAATCACATAGATATTGATAATGGATCAGTAAACTTTGCAAAAAGGTTTATATCAGGAAAGATTAAAAATAGTAGAACTATACTTATGAAAAGTAACCGTGTTGAAGAAAAGAGTCAAGAGTTTAAAGAGGCTATAGATGAGCTAAGCAGACTTGAAAAACGTCTTGAAGACCAAGATAATGTGGATTCTATAAGAGGGATAGAAGGAAGAGCAGCAGCAACTTACTTTTCTGTTTTTCCTGAAATGATAAAAGGTGATTTTACCTTTGAGAATCGTAACAAAAGGCCCCCGAAAGACCCTATAAATGCTATGTTAAGTTTTGGATATGTATTACTTGCAAATGAAATTTCTTCAGCAGTTTCAAGTGTAGGACTTGATCCTAATATAGGATATCTCCATAGATTAAGATATGGAAGACCATCTCTAGCGCTTGATTTGATGGAAGAATTTAGAGCTTTGTTTATAGATAGATTGGTAATTAGTATAGTAAATAATAAAATACTTAAACCGGATGATTTTGAAAATGTTTTAGGAGAAGTAAAAATGACTAAAAAAGCTATCAAAAAGTTTCTTCAAGCATATGAAGGTAAAAAGTATGATGAAATATATCATCCTCTATTTAAATATAAAACTACATACCAACAGTGCTTTCATATGCAAGCAAGATTATTTAGTAAGTCTTTGATGGAAGAAATTGAATATATACCATTTTTAATTAGATAA
- the cas4 gene encoding CRISPR-associated protein Cas4 yields the protein MYSVEEIDKDSFYIEASAVNTYLYCPRRCYYEYIQNEFESNAHTIIGDQVHENVDEFGEEDRRGKIIYKAVKLISDKYGVVLKVDTVEEDGEMIYPVEYKKGKRGLWKNDKYQMALQAMLLEEKLSRPVNKGYIYYVGSKERVEFEISNKLKQEVIETVEEIRNLYKSMKIPEGVDDNRCRYCSINNICLPRERSIIKAMKR from the coding sequence ATGTATAGTGTTGAAGAAATAGATAAGGATTCTTTTTATATAGAAGCTAGTGCTGTTAATACTTATCTTTATTGTCCTAGACGTTGTTATTATGAATATATTCAAAATGAATTTGAAAGTAACGCTCATACTATTATTGGTGATCAAGTTCATGAAAATGTGGATGAGTTTGGGGAAGAGGACAGGCGTGGTAAGATTATATATAAAGCGGTTAAACTTATATCAGATAAGTACGGCGTAGTGCTTAAAGTTGATACAGTTGAAGAAGATGGAGAGATGATATACCCCGTAGAATATAAAAAAGGTAAAAGGGGCCTATGGAAAAATGATAAATATCAGATGGCATTACAAGCTATGTTATTAGAAGAAAAACTTAGTAGACCTGTAAATAAAGGATACATTTATTATGTTGGTTCAAAAGAGAGGGTAGAGTTTGAAATAAGTAATAAACTTAAACAAGAAGTAATTGAGACCGTTGAAGAAATAAGAAATCTATATAAGTCTATGAAAATACCTGAGGGCGTGGATGACAATAGGTGTAGGTATTGTAGTATAAACAACATATGTCTGCCAAGAGAACGAAGTATAATCAAAGCCATGAAAAGGTGA
- a CDS encoding VanW family protein, which translates to MDQQEEQKEEQQVDQQEEHKEEQQVENTEKKDRNKKGIIIISIVVLAIIFSLSAYLTYMYKYTLSWDNYIYSGVKVESVDISGKTKEEAIELLKENYGDAILNKKLSVKALENIYDMDYGKLESKYNIEDVVDESFDYGKSSKMLEKYRMLKTHSGKEINLDFTYDPTYIDEFIETIATEVNVAPINAKLSMASSGKFNVSEDKPGYEIDKEKLKTDIISNINGKVDEKVEIEAKVDEIKPNVVASELSKINSKIASFSTRYSHNSTNDRAINVEIATNAINGKLLMPGDTFSYNDVVGKRTAAKGYRNAPVIVGNKVEDDLGGGICQVSSTLYQAVLRTGLKSVERYNHSLGTSYVPLGLDATVDFGSSLDYKFRNTFNSPIYIEGVTSKDRVLSFNIYGNSASTGRTYEIVSEAYETINAGVKNVEDPNLLEGQTVVEKNPINGTKVKVYRKVYENGTLIDTEFLSNDTYRSIDGIVRVGTKKP; encoded by the coding sequence ATGGATCAACAAGAGGAACAAAAAGAGGAACAACAAGTGGATCAACAAGAGGAACATAAAGAGGAACAACAAGTGGAAAACACTGAAAAAAAAGATAGAAATAAAAAAGGTATTATAATTATATCCATTGTGGTTTTAGCAATTATATTTTCATTATCAGCTTACTTAACATATATGTACAAATACACTTTAAGTTGGGATAATTATATATATTCAGGTGTTAAAGTAGAATCAGTAGACATATCAGGAAAAACTAAGGAAGAAGCCATAGAGTTGTTAAAAGAAAATTATGGTGATGCAATTCTAAATAAAAAATTATCTGTTAAGGCTTTAGAAAACATATATGATATGGATTATGGTAAGCTTGAATCTAAATATAATATAGAAGATGTTGTAGATGAATCCTTTGATTATGGAAAAAGTAGCAAGATGTTAGAGAAATATAGAATGCTTAAAACTCATTCCGGTAAGGAAATAAATTTAGATTTTACCTATGACCCAACATATATAGATGAATTTATTGAAACTATAGCTACAGAAGTTAACGTGGCGCCAATAAATGCAAAGCTTAGTATGGCATCTAGTGGTAAATTTAATGTATCAGAAGATAAACCTGGTTATGAGATTGATAAAGAGAAACTAAAAACTGATATAATATCAAATATTAATGGCAAGGTAGACGAAAAGGTTGAAATTGAGGCTAAGGTAGATGAAATAAAGCCTAATGTAGTAGCCTCAGAGTTAAGTAAGATTAATTCTAAAATAGCGTCCTTTTCAACTAGGTACTCACATAACTCTACTAATGACAGGGCTATTAATGTAGAAATTGCAACTAATGCAATAAATGGCAAGCTTCTTATGCCAGGAGATACCTTTAGTTATAACGATGTAGTAGGTAAAAGAACAGCGGCAAAGGGATATAGGAATGCTCCTGTAATAGTTGGCAATAAGGTTGAAGATGACTTAGGTGGTGGAATATGCCAGGTATCTAGTACACTGTATCAAGCAGTTTTAAGAACTGGTCTTAAGTCTGTTGAAAGATATAATCATTCATTAGGTACAAGTTATGTGCCACTTGGATTAGATGCTACAGTAGATTTTGGTAGCTCTTTAGATTACAAGTTTAGAAACACATTTAATTCACCTATATATATAGAAGGCGTAACTAGTAAAGATAGAGTACTAAGCTTTAACATATACGGCAATAGTGCATCTACAGGAAGGACTTACGAAATTGTATCAGAGGCTTATGAAACAATAAATGCAGGAGTTAAAAATGTAGAAGATCCAAATCTTTTAGAGGGACAAACGGTTGTAGAAAAGAATCCTATAAATGGGACAAAGGTTAAGGTTTATAGAAAGGTTTATGAAAATGGAACATTAATAGATACTGAATTCTTATCTAATGATACTTATAGGTCTATAGATGGAATAGTAAGAGTAGGAACTAAAAAACCATAA
- a CDS encoding AAA family ATPase gives MIEVDLINKILNNIQKVIIGKQDEITNVLKAVIAGGHVLIEDVPGVGKTTLVKALARSLSLNYSRIQFTPDLSPSDIIGISIYDQKSMEFQFNKGPIFSNIVLADEINRTSPKTQSALLEVMEEYQVSEGNDTYKVETPFFVLATQNPIEYEGTFSLPEAQLDRFMIMVRLGYPSKESEKQILKLYKEKEPFQYMDGAINKEELLYLQKQVRKVKVNDKILDYMVAISEATRNSKYLSLGVSTRAVMSLQRIGQASALIKGRDYVIPEDIRENVSLVLSHRIILSSKAVANGYNKENMISDIVKDIEVPKVTM, from the coding sequence ATGATAGAAGTAGATTTAATAAATAAAATCTTAAATAATATACAAAAAGTGATAATTGGTAAGCAAGATGAAATAACCAATGTTTTAAAGGCTGTTATAGCTGGAGGGCATGTATTAATAGAAGATGTACCAGGTGTTGGTAAAACTACTCTAGTTAAAGCTTTAGCGAGATCCTTGTCCTTAAACTATAGTCGTATTCAGTTTACACCAGACTTATCACCATCAGACATAATAGGCATTTCAATTTATGATCAAAAGAGTATGGAGTTTCAATTTAATAAGGGACCCATATTTTCAAATATAGTCCTAGCAGATGAAATAAATAGAACCTCTCCTAAAACTCAATCAGCACTTTTAGAAGTTATGGAAGAATATCAAGTGTCTGAAGGAAATGATACCTACAAGGTAGAAACACCCTTCTTCGTGCTAGCAACACAAAATCCTATAGAGTATGAAGGGACATTTTCACTCCCAGAAGCTCAGTTAGATAGATTTATGATTATGGTGAGACTTGGATATCCATCAAAAGAAAGCGAAAAACAAATATTAAAGTTATATAAAGAAAAAGAGCCCTTTCAGTATATGGATGGAGCTATAAATAAAGAGGAATTATTATATCTTCAAAAGCAAGTTAGAAAAGTTAAGGTTAATGATAAAATTTTAGATTATATGGTAGCTATATCAGAGGCAACAAGGAATTCTAAGTATTTATCATTAGGGGTAAGTACAAGAGCTGTAATGTCACTACAAAGGATAGGTCAAGCTTCAGCGCTAATAAAAGGAAGAGATTATGTAATACCAGAAGACATAAGAGAAAATGTAAGTTTAGTACTATCTCATAGAATAATATTATCATCTAAGGCTGTGGCTAACGGATATAATAAAGAAAATATGATTTCAGATATAGTGAAAGATATAGAAGTCCCAAAGGTAACTATGTGA
- the cas3 gene encoding type I-D CRISPR-associated helicase Cas3' has protein sequence MKHYTVKGESLKKDPFSPYLYHQKRTLFELNKNSVVFNTYPTGAGKTISSLLYLKENMNIDTLFIAPTNELLRQHAEDIKEFVKKSDLPHIVVKIDASVIQKIRGDHRKGATLYEVLSNPLQFKRELCIDELEYEGKRPIIVVVNPDIFYYCFYSLYGNNDKGNLMNIIIKKFDYIVIDEFHYYNAKQLTNFLFFMIISKEFNYFEHGRKICILTATPDELVENYLKLGGIEYKVISNENEDLESASYESLKTLSELDLYVTNASIEEVLCEKYKNNELENDCLVISQSIYRVNKLKEQLLKDGFNKENIGVITGAIKSEERKRSVKKPLILATPTVDIGYNFKKEDKKGQNIDEVITEANTCDQALQRLGRAGRILGKSIQHERSKVILCVTDGVYEAFEEEAREISRLELKSIIKKAMPERNIMKRYIKSNGILELCFPISEMYRKMANQNKFVIEELFNMVISVFAPKSKQNFKWLLSRINKYKKQCIFIDKYTSSSEKEEVVQNIDNNLFIDFYKSYSQDEDEEDEEIIDDSMLDDFSEDEIKILKLDVKEEMIHYINSEIAKTKSLLNFRGSDINAPALIFDKYYKFGQEYQIFVYDIFHLIRYYDIEWCESKKDFEKAAKVDLSDYEQEINGVENIDVFIIVNGIRENAIEITWEYGFYGTQSRFEEKYINKVEAIDNLTLVGYEYTSIGREGIALPEKITKAFKESYIPIYTIPKDPKEEYMIRKKIKNQPIFIQKLKVQFSDSESDYLVIIGTNSIIVDSEMVKIQNDIIKEESFIR, from the coding sequence ATGAAGCATTATACTGTAAAGGGGGAATCCTTGAAAAAGGATCCCTTTTCTCCTTATTTATATCATCAAAAAAGAACACTTTTTGAACTAAATAAAAATTCAGTTGTATTTAATACTTATCCAACAGGTGCTGGGAAAACCATATCATCTTTATTATATTTAAAAGAAAATATGAATATAGACACATTATTTATTGCACCTACAAATGAACTTTTAAGACAGCATGCAGAAGATATAAAAGAATTTGTTAAAAAGTCCGATTTACCTCATATAGTAGTAAAGATTGATGCAAGTGTTATACAAAAGATAAGAGGGGATCACAGAAAAGGTGCCACATTATATGAAGTGCTAAGTAACCCATTACAATTCAAGAGAGAACTTTGTATAGATGAATTAGAGTATGAAGGTAAAAGGCCTATAATCGTAGTAGTAAATCCAGATATCTTTTACTATTGTTTTTATTCATTATATGGTAACAATGATAAGGGTAATTTAATGAATATCATAATAAAAAAGTTTGATTATATAGTTATTGATGAATTTCACTATTACAATGCAAAGCAATTAACTAACTTCTTATTTTTTATGATTATATCTAAAGAATTTAATTATTTTGAACATGGAAGAAAAATATGCATATTGACAGCTACTCCAGATGAACTAGTGGAGAATTATTTAAAATTAGGAGGTATTGAATACAAAGTAATATCTAATGAAAATGAGGATTTAGAAAGCGCAAGTTATGAAAGTTTAAAGACACTTTCTGAGCTAGATTTATATGTTACAAATGCAAGCATAGAAGAAGTTCTTTGCGAAAAGTATAAAAATAATGAATTAGAAAATGATTGTTTAGTTATAAGTCAGTCAATATATAGAGTTAATAAACTAAAAGAACAACTTTTAAAAGATGGATTTAATAAGGAAAACATCGGAGTTATTACAGGTGCTATAAAGTCTGAAGAAAGAAAGAGATCTGTAAAGAAACCACTTATATTGGCAACCCCAACAGTTGATATAGGGTATAATTTCAAAAAGGAAGATAAAAAAGGACAAAATATTGATGAGGTAATAACAGAAGCTAATACCTGTGATCAGGCACTACAAAGATTAGGTAGGGCTGGAAGGATACTAGGGAAAAGTATCCAACATGAGAGAAGCAAAGTTATATTATGTGTTACGGATGGGGTATATGAAGCATTTGAAGAGGAAGCAAGAGAAATATCAAGACTTGAACTTAAAAGTATTATAAAAAAAGCTATGCCAGAAAGAAATATAATGAAAAGGTACATAAAGAGTAATGGAATATTGGAACTATGTTTCCCAATTAGTGAAATGTATAGAAAGATGGCCAATCAAAATAAGTTTGTTATAGAAGAATTATTTAATATGGTTATATCGGTATTTGCACCAAAGAGTAAGCAGAATTTTAAATGGCTATTATCAAGGATAAATAAGTATAAAAAACAATGTATCTTTATTGATAAGTATACAAGTTCAAGTGAAAAAGAAGAAGTAGTACAAAATATAGACAATAATCTCTTCATTGACTTTTATAAAAGTTACTCACAAGATGAAGACGAAGAGGATGAAGAAATTATAGATGACTCAATGCTTGATGATTTTTCAGAAGATGAGATAAAGATTTTAAAATTAGATGTGAAAGAAGAAATGATTCATTATATAAATTCAGAGATAGCTAAGACAAAGTCATTACTAAACTTTAGAGGTTCAGATATAAATGCGCCAGCTCTAATTTTTGATAAATACTATAAGTTTGGACAGGAATATCAAATATTTGTATACGATATATTTCATTTGATAAGATATTATGATATTGAATGGTGTGAAAGTAAAAAGGATTTTGAAAAAGCCGCAAAAGTAGACCTTAGTGATTATGAGCAAGAAATAAATGGAGTAGAGAATATAGATGTTTTTATAATAGTTAATGGAATTCGAGAAAATGCTATAGAAATTACTTGGGAATATGGGTTTTATGGTACACAGAGTAGATTTGAAGAAAAGTATATAAATAAGGTTGAAGCTATAGATAACTTAACATTAGTGGGATATGAATATACGAGTATAGGAAGAGAAGGAATAGCTTTGCCAGAAAAGATAACTAAAGCGTTCAAAGAAAGCTATATACCAATATACACAATTCCAAAGGATCCAAAAGAAGAATATATGATAAGAAAGAAGATAAAAAACCAACCTATATTCATTCAAAAATTAAAAGTTCAATTTTCTGATAGCGAAAGCGATTATCTTGTGATAATTGGGACTAATAGCATTATTGTTGATAGCGAAATGGTAAAGATACAGAATGATATCATAAAAGAAGAGAGTTTTATACGTTAG
- the cas2 gene encoding CRISPR-associated endonuclease Cas2 — translation MIYLVSYDIVDDKKRYRLHKMLKNFGSRNQYSVFECDLDGKKYVELEYNIRKIKIEKGDSIMVYPICSSCESKIIRKGSFVPLDVTNMIY, via the coding sequence ATGATATATTTAGTTAGTTATGATATAGTTGATGATAAAAAGAGATATAGACTTCATAAAATGCTAAAGAATTTTGGATCTAGAAACCAATATAGTGTTTTTGAATGTGACTTAGATGGTAAAAAGTATGTTGAACTTGAATACAATATTAGAAAGATAAAGATTGAAAAAGGGGATAGTATTATGGTATATCCTATATGTTCATCTTGTGAATCTAAAATTATAAGAAAAGGTTCATTTGTTCCACTAGATGTTACAAATATGATTTATTAA
- the cas6 gene encoding CRISPR-associated endoribonuclease Cas6 yields the protein MLNYYTIHFRNRDKVENTMDTARIWHGIFFKILKDYDKDISTRYHEQLSKQSFSISPILSEYGVNKGYFSENSSLKVNISLFTDEINKGLFEFIKKNKSFNYGETELLIEEIHFKVIDEETLDTYRIKRGIMNFISPTTFRINPVNSPLPNPKRIFKSLSKTYLDIFGKELLNDEIIEQLEKYVVIEGLNINTEVARYKKFDITGFKGQITLNLKFPDEEVQRNLEKLFVLASYVGIGYKTGMGMGQCIVLKK from the coding sequence ATGTTAAATTATTATACTATACATTTTAGGAACAGGGATAAAGTTGAAAATACTATGGACACAGCAAGAATATGGCATGGAATATTCTTCAAGATACTAAAGGACTATGATAAGGATATTTCAACAAGGTATCATGAACAGCTAAGTAAGCAATCTTTTTCTATATCACCAATACTTAGTGAATACGGAGTCAATAAAGGATATTTTAGTGAAAACTCTTCATTAAAAGTAAATATATCATTATTTACTGATGAAATTAATAAAGGACTTTTTGAATTTATTAAAAAGAATAAAAGCTTTAATTATGGAGAAACTGAGCTTTTAATAGAGGAAATACATTTTAAGGTTATAGATGAAGAAACCTTGGACACATACAGGATTAAAAGAGGGATAATGAATTTTATAAGCCCCACAACATTTAGAATAAATCCTGTCAATTCACCACTGCCAAATCCAAAGAGGATATTTAAAAGTTTAAGTAAGACTTATTTAGATATCTTTGGAAAAGAGCTTTTGAATGATGAGATTATTGAACAACTTGAAAAGTATGTAGTTATAGAAGGACTTAACATTAATACAGAAGTAGCAAGATATAAGAAGTTTGATATAACAGGATTTAAAGGTCAGATAACTTTAAACTTGAAATTTCCAGATGAAGAAGTTCAAAGAAACCTAGAAAAGTTATTTGTATTAGCTTCTTATGTAGGCATAGGGTATAAAACAGGAATGGGGATGGGACAATGTATAGTGTTGAAGAAATAG